A window of Mangifera indica cultivar Alphonso chromosome 11, CATAS_Mindica_2.1, whole genome shotgun sequence contains these coding sequences:
- the LOC123228567 gene encoding protein BEARSKIN2, which yields MASSSGSVPPGFRFHPTDEELLHYYLRKKLSFQKFEMEVIREVDLNKIEPWELQERCKIGSTPQNEWYFFSHKDRKYPTGSRTNRATNAGFWKATGRDKCIRNSYKKIGMRKTLVFYRGRAPHGQKTDWIMHEYRLEDADDAQTSLTEDGWVVCRVFKKKNLFKVGNENSNMNSSSSEHHRHQLNNASNPNHSHFIHRENQYLIRQYHNQQQPFELNKTTELALHYRTPTPPQYSLFQPQTIVPNFSNLPSDSPMVKQLFSNPSHDGGESGSESLRYHHHQGCEPGVEVGTCEHTTHQVVIMGRDDQTSLNDWTMLDRLVSDDSTTKGVRFEDANHQINQLSQRGEMNFWGFEK from the exons ATGGCGTCTTCGAGCGGCAGTGTGCCACCAGGGTTCAGATTTCATCCGACAGATGAAGAGTTGCTGCATTACTACTTGAGAAAGAAGTTGTCCTTTCAAAAGTTTGAGATGGAGGTGATTAGAGAAGTAGATTTGAACAAGATAGAGCCATGGGAGTTGCAAG AAAGATGCAAGATTGGATCAACACCACAAAACGAGTGGTATTTTTTCAGTCACAAGGATCGGAAGTACCCAACAGGATCAAGAACGAATCGAGCGACAAATGCAGGATTTTGGAAGGCAACAGGGAGGGATAAGTGCATTAGAAACAGCTACAAGAAAATTGGAATGAGGAAAACCCTAGTTTTCTATAGAGGAAGAGCTCCCCATGGCCAAAAAACAGATTGGATCATGCATGAATATCGCCTTGAAGATGCTGATGATGCTCAGACATCCCTTACT GAAGATGGGTGGGTGGTGTGCAGGGTTTTCAAGAAGAAGAACTTATTCAAAGTGGGAAATGAAAACTCAAACATGAACTCATCGTCCTCCGAACATCATCGTCATCAACTCAATAATGCATCAAATCCTAATCACTCTCACTTTATCCATAGAGAAAATCAATACCTAATTCGCCAATACCACAATCAACAACAACCATTTGAACTCAACAAGACAACTGAACTAGCCCTACATTACCGCACCCCCACACCTCCTCAATACTCTCTTTTCCAACCCCAAACAATAGTTCCAAACTTCTCAAATCTCCCTTCAGACTCCCCAATGGTGAAGCAACTTTTCTCGAACCCTAGTCATGATGGTGGCGAGAGCGGCAGTGAGAGTTTAAGGTACCATCATCATCAAGGTTGTGAGCCAGGAGTAGAAGTTGGAACTTGTGAACACACAACTCATCAGGTGGTTATAATGGGGAGAGATGATCAAACGAGCTTGAACGACTGGACAATGCTTGACCGATTGGTTTCTGATGATTCCACAACAAAGGGGGTGAGATTTGAAGATGCAAATCATCAAATTAACCAGCTTTCACAGCGAGGGGAGATGAACTTTTGGGGGTTCGAAAAATAG